From one Luteipulveratus mongoliensis genomic stretch:
- a CDS encoding ATP-dependent DNA helicase encodes MATVAEHIAATDSAICTNIGTLTSQRDLLSQNVLSQLRNLVEGAAVRLHTRSGDTEHDYAAIEAALTWTKANGRLNFVTKFHALLQPSVSHYTFDGDTSERLMLRYYEYMLRLRTLLHDRAGVAILSNLEAFPLDQDPALAEYHEKIAVEVDKPGRATSDRWDRYYIHKTRPFVTRGRVYYEVTFYKAVNRVSKADRIIGFTDIDIADNYSANLGLQVATIEVFGQQMPVTLIRKWQVSIRPCELEHFARLVGQETKKVRTDSAEYKFVMGGLTAGSTLLDLIDATPERYNDLKARGTATTRNPQVFPAMDEARRIIRAKRPGHNVLRYLLLRMRNEVLKAQYHWEPNNRLSNLNLSYGCIPFDDMPFCTAPRGHNPRFWDLINSLDPTGRTHEFLARRVQRNVEDRGILYTPLAELEDLGDVSGLITTYNQALYCKHRARRSLVLDKRHVFIQEYEDDTYDIVTTLQERAAGGVSGYTAAVEQWLDTTAHVVDDPAKREAVTTLFAQSRVALVYGAAGTGKTRMVDHIANYFAGNQKLFLANTHPAVENLRRRVSAPNATYRTVASHKHSPSGEYDLLVIDECSTVSNSDLLAILETTTFKLLVLVGDVFQIESIRFGNWFNVIRSYIAPASVFELTTPYRTSSAALVDLWTKVRTFDEGTTEAIARNGYSTVLDATLFAQHAADDIILALNYDGLYGINNINRFLQASNPNPAVPWGPAAYKIGDPVLFADTSRFRGLIYNNLKGTIVAIEARDGSIQFDVRLDRPVTELDVEGYFDLHWVADSTVRFSVYDIDISDEDDDTDTTTVPFQVAYAVGIHKAQGLEYDSVKVVITSANEDDITHNIFYTAITRARQQLRIYWSPETQQAVISGLHPSDANKDVALLSARRGLAPAQRK; translated from the coding sequence ATGGCCACAGTCGCGGAGCACATCGCGGCCACCGATTCCGCCATCTGTACCAACATCGGCACGCTAACGAGCCAGCGTGACCTGCTCTCGCAGAACGTGCTCAGCCAGTTGCGCAACCTGGTGGAGGGAGCCGCCGTCCGTCTGCACACCAGAAGCGGGGACACCGAGCACGACTACGCCGCCATCGAGGCGGCACTTACCTGGACGAAGGCCAACGGGCGACTCAACTTCGTCACCAAGTTCCACGCCCTCCTCCAGCCGTCCGTCTCGCACTACACCTTCGACGGCGACACCTCCGAGCGCCTCATGCTCCGGTACTACGAGTACATGCTGCGCCTACGCACGCTGCTTCACGACCGGGCCGGCGTCGCCATTCTCAGCAACCTCGAGGCATTCCCGCTCGATCAGGACCCAGCGCTCGCCGAGTACCACGAAAAGATTGCTGTCGAGGTCGATAAGCCGGGGCGAGCCACCTCTGATCGGTGGGATCGCTACTACATCCACAAGACCCGTCCCTTCGTCACCCGCGGGCGGGTCTACTACGAGGTCACGTTCTACAAGGCGGTCAACCGCGTCAGCAAGGCTGACCGCATCATCGGCTTTACAGACATCGACATCGCCGACAACTACTCCGCGAACCTTGGGCTCCAAGTGGCCACCATCGAGGTCTTCGGCCAACAGATGCCCGTCACTCTCATCCGCAAGTGGCAGGTGTCCATCCGCCCCTGCGAGCTGGAGCACTTCGCCCGGTTGGTCGGGCAGGAGACCAAGAAGGTGCGCACGGACTCCGCGGAGTACAAATTCGTGATGGGTGGCCTCACCGCGGGCTCGACTCTGCTGGACCTCATCGACGCCACCCCCGAGCGCTACAACGACCTCAAGGCCCGGGGCACCGCGACGACGCGCAACCCGCAGGTCTTCCCAGCCATGGACGAGGCCCGGCGCATCATTCGGGCCAAGAGGCCGGGGCACAACGTCCTCCGCTACCTACTCCTGCGGATGCGGAACGAGGTTCTCAAGGCGCAATACCACTGGGAGCCCAACAACCGCCTGTCGAACCTGAACCTCAGCTACGGGTGCATCCCCTTTGACGACATGCCATTCTGTACCGCTCCCCGCGGCCACAACCCTCGCTTCTGGGACCTCATCAACAGCCTCGATCCCACCGGGCGCACCCACGAGTTCCTGGCGCGGCGCGTGCAGCGCAACGTGGAGGACCGGGGCATCCTCTACACGCCGCTTGCGGAACTTGAGGACCTGGGCGACGTGAGCGGCCTCATCACCACCTACAACCAGGCCCTCTACTGCAAGCACCGCGCCCGCAGGAGCCTTGTCCTCGACAAGCGCCACGTCTTCATCCAGGAGTACGAGGACGACACCTACGACATCGTGACCACGTTGCAGGAGCGCGCGGCCGGAGGCGTTAGCGGCTACACAGCGGCCGTGGAGCAGTGGCTTGATACGACTGCGCACGTCGTGGATGACCCCGCCAAGCGCGAAGCGGTCACCACTCTTTTCGCCCAGTCTCGCGTCGCCCTCGTCTACGGCGCGGCGGGCACGGGGAAGACCCGCATGGTCGACCACATCGCAAACTACTTCGCCGGCAATCAGAAGCTGTTCCTCGCCAACACCCACCCAGCAGTCGAGAACCTGCGGCGCCGCGTGTCGGCCCCGAATGCGACCTACCGAACTGTCGCCAGCCACAAGCACAGTCCCAGCGGTGAGTACGACTTGCTGGTCATCGACGAGTGCTCAACGGTTAGCAACTCGGACCTCCTGGCCATCTTGGAGACCACGACCTTCAAGTTGCTCGTGCTCGTGGGCGATGTCTTCCAGATTGAGTCCATCAGATTTGGCAACTGGTTCAACGTCATCCGGTCCTACATCGCGCCGGCGTCCGTCTTCGAGCTGACCACTCCCTACCGCACCAGCAGTGCCGCGTTGGTCGACCTCTGGACCAAGGTCCGCACCTTTGACGAGGGCACCACGGAGGCTATCGCCCGCAACGGCTACTCGACCGTCCTCGATGCCACGCTGTTCGCGCAGCACGCCGCCGACGACATCATCCTCGCGCTCAACTACGACGGCCTGTACGGCATCAACAACATCAACCGCTTCCTCCAGGCCAGCAACCCAAACCCTGCCGTCCCCTGGGGTCCGGCCGCGTACAAGATCGGCGATCCGGTGCTGTTCGCGGACACGAGCCGTTTCCGGGGGCTCATCTACAACAACCTCAAGGGCACCATCGTCGCCATCGAAGCCCGCGACGGCAGCATCCAGTTCGATGTCCGGCTTGACCGACCCGTCACTGAGCTCGACGTGGAGGGCTACTTTGACCTGCATTGGGTTGCCGACTCGACCGTGCGGTTCTCCGTCTACGACATCGACATCAGTGATGAGGACGACGACACCGACACCACAACCGTTCCCTTTCAGGTGGCCTACGCCGTGGGGATTCACAAGGCTCAAGGCCTGGAGTACGACTCGGTGAAGGTGGTGATCACCAGCGCGAACGAGGACGACATCACCCACAACATCTTCTACACAGCCATCACTCGCGCCCGGCAGCAGTTGCGCATCTACTGGTCACCGGAGACCCAGCAGGCCGTAATCAGCGGCTTGCACCCCAGCGATGCGAACAAGGACGTCGCGCTTCTGTCGGCTCGCAGGGGGCTGGCGCCCGCACAGCGAAAATGA
- a CDS encoding PASTA domain-containing protein produces the protein MMKTQRKVLVALTLMTAGLLSACSPEDGSSAVKTVTATVSAAPTSAEESRPAPTASPAGAAPTSEAPTVSFSMPNEVGKGLQEAQDDVQAKSGNPLFVTGSDDATGAGRAQVLDRNWKVCSQSVAPGTAINEDTRISFGAVKLTENCPS, from the coding sequence ATGATGAAGACGCAACGCAAGGTGCTGGTGGCGCTGACCTTGATGACGGCGGGTTTGCTGTCGGCCTGTTCGCCAGAGGATGGGTCAAGCGCGGTCAAAACGGTAACCGCAACAGTGTCTGCCGCGCCGACGTCCGCTGAAGAGTCACGTCCGGCCCCGACAGCCAGCCCCGCAGGTGCCGCTCCTACGAGTGAGGCACCGACCGTCTCGTTCTCGATGCCCAACGAAGTCGGGAAGGGCCTCCAAGAGGCGCAAGACGACGTCCAAGCCAAATCGGGTAATCCGCTGTTCGTGACCGGATCCGACGATGCAACTGGCGCCGGGCGAGCGCAGGTCCTCGACCGGAACTGGAAGGTCTGCAGCCAGAGCGTCGCACCCGGCACAGCAATCAACGAGGACACACGCATTTCGTTCGGAGCCGTAAAGCTCACTGAGAACTGCCCGTCCTGA
- a CDS encoding adenosylhomocysteinase: MNDPLLHPALPAPGIDWTADHMPLIHAAFDEIGDVFAGLRIAMCLHIEPKTAVLCRLLVEHGATVALTGSPGTTRPETAEALAADGVLVHADAADKAPRIDDVLAIDPHLLLDNGADLTLGLLGRPRSPHFLGGTEETTTGAMLLRAHEQQPDFPVVVINDSELKLMVENRFGVGQSVVQGFMNATNLMVPGTLATVVGYGPCGRGVAQTLRQLGALVTVVDTDPYRTLEALMEGFAVAPLADALPQTRLLFLATGAPGVVGPDEVTLLRDGVIVAGVSHHAWELDLALLGPVIGAASYYRVHQQEDGRRISVLAENRMLNLVAAIGNPIEAMDLGFTLQARSLAAVAAGGLEPGVQPVPSELDRSIARAFVTARTGVVA; this comes from the coding sequence ATGAACGACCCATTGCTGCACCCTGCCCTGCCCGCGCCCGGCATCGACTGGACCGCCGACCACATGCCGTTGATCCACGCGGCATTCGACGAGATCGGCGACGTGTTCGCCGGCCTGCGCATCGCGATGTGCCTGCACATCGAACCCAAGACCGCCGTGCTGTGCCGACTCCTCGTGGAGCACGGCGCAACGGTCGCGCTGACCGGCTCACCCGGTACGACCCGCCCGGAGACCGCGGAGGCCCTGGCTGCGGACGGCGTACTCGTCCATGCCGACGCCGCGGACAAGGCTCCTCGTATCGACGACGTCCTCGCCATCGACCCGCACCTGCTCCTCGACAACGGCGCCGATCTGACTCTCGGGCTGCTCGGCCGGCCGCGCAGCCCGCACTTCCTCGGCGGCACCGAGGAGACGACGACCGGCGCGATGCTGCTGCGTGCGCACGAACAGCAGCCGGACTTCCCCGTCGTGGTGATCAACGACAGCGAGCTCAAGCTGATGGTCGAAAACCGTTTCGGCGTAGGCCAATCCGTCGTCCAGGGCTTCATGAACGCCACCAACCTGATGGTGCCCGGCACCCTCGCGACGGTCGTCGGCTACGGCCCGTGCGGCCGCGGTGTCGCCCAGACACTGCGCCAGCTCGGCGCCCTCGTCACCGTCGTCGACACCGACCCCTACCGCACGCTCGAAGCTCTGATGGAGGGCTTCGCCGTTGCGCCGCTGGCCGACGCGCTGCCGCAGACGCGGCTGCTCTTCCTCGCGACCGGTGCACCCGGCGTCGTCGGGCCCGACGAGGTCACGCTGCTCCGCGATGGCGTCATTGTCGCCGGCGTCAGCCATCACGCCTGGGAGCTCGACCTCGCCCTCCTCGGGCCGGTCATCGGAGCCGCGAGCTACTACCGCGTCCACCAGCAAGAGGATGGCCGCCGGATCTCTGTCCTCGCCGAGAACCGGATGCTCAACCTGGTTGCTGCCATCGGCAACCCGATCGAGGCGATGGACCTCGGGTTCACCCTCCAGGCGCGCTCGCTGGCAGCCGTGGCCGCCGGCGGTCTCGAACCGGGCGTACAGCCAGTGCCGTCCGAGCTGGACCGCTCCATCGCACGCGCCTTCGTCACGGCCCGGACGGGAGTCGTGGCATGA
- the add gene encoding adenosine deaminase, with product MNRLPLVELHRHLEGSVRTSTILEIARREGHHLAAAPRPRDLLVADDSLDGLLPYLDRVDVAASAFTREDDWVRAAREVVLDAYDEGLDVLELRFSPWFVSSQTALAPEAVVDAVTEGVRLALDVVELRVGLVGIMLRDLGPDAALSQLATILSRRDQFCAIDIAGNEAGFAAELFAPAYATAREEGLHLTAHAGEGAGPESVWAAIKHLGVERVGHGVRAVEDPRLMDHLAEHGIALELCFTSNVQTRAAASFETHPVKVLHERGVPVTLNTDNPRVSGVTLAQEHETARLRAGLSDDQLAAIAHQALVSTFVPPASAVAG from the coding sequence ATGAACCGCCTCCCGCTCGTCGAGCTGCACCGCCACCTCGAGGGCTCGGTCCGGACCAGCACCATCCTGGAGATCGCCCGACGCGAGGGCCATCACCTCGCAGCCGCGCCGCGTCCCCGCGACCTCCTCGTCGCCGACGACAGCCTCGACGGGCTGCTGCCCTACCTCGACCGCGTCGATGTTGCCGCGAGCGCGTTCACCCGCGAGGACGACTGGGTGCGCGCGGCCCGCGAAGTCGTGCTCGACGCGTACGACGAGGGTCTCGATGTCCTCGAGCTGCGGTTCAGCCCGTGGTTCGTCAGCTCACAGACGGCACTCGCGCCCGAGGCCGTCGTCGACGCGGTGACCGAGGGCGTACGCCTGGCGCTCGACGTCGTCGAGCTGCGGGTCGGCTTGGTCGGGATCATGCTCCGCGACCTCGGCCCGGACGCCGCCCTGTCCCAGCTCGCCACGATCCTCAGCCGCCGGGACCAGTTCTGCGCCATCGACATCGCGGGGAACGAGGCCGGCTTCGCGGCAGAGCTGTTCGCGCCGGCGTACGCGACGGCGCGCGAGGAAGGTCTCCACCTCACCGCCCACGCCGGCGAGGGCGCCGGACCCGAGTCGGTCTGGGCGGCCATCAAGCACCTTGGCGTCGAGCGGGTCGGCCACGGTGTCCGCGCGGTCGAGGACCCCAGACTGATGGACCACCTTGCTGAGCACGGCATCGCGCTCGAGCTCTGCTTCACGAGCAACGTGCAGACCCGGGCAGCGGCGAGCTTCGAGACCCATCCGGTCAAGGTCCTGCACGAGCGCGGCGTCCCGGTCACTCTCAACACGGACAACCCGCGCGTGAGCGGCGTGACCCTCGCCCAGGAGCACGAAACCGCCCGGCTGCGCGCCGGACTCAGCGATGACCAGCTCGCGGCGATAGCCCACCAAGCGCTCGTGTCGACGTTCGTCCCACCGGCGTCAGCAGTGGCTGGTTAA
- a CDS encoding aspartate aminotransferase family protein produces MPDLANAFWTDAERHLVRYGSAFTPEIIDRAAGSFVFAADGRKILDFTSGQMSAILGHSHPRIVETVQRQIATLDHLYSGMLSRPVVDLARRLAETLPEPLEKVLLLTTGAESNEAAIRMAKLVTGKHEIVSFARSWHGMTQAAASATYSAGRKGYGPSAPGNFAIPVPNPYRPDFTNVDGSLDWKRQLDFAFDLIDAQSTGSLAACLVEPILSSGGVIEPPLGYFSALQDKCRERGMLLILDEAQTGLCRTGTWYAFERDGVVPDILTLSKTLGAGLPLAAVVTSPEIEQEAYDRGFLFFTTHVADPLPAAVGNTVLDVLIDEELDARARSLGDYLRKGLIDIAGRHSVVGDIRGRGLLAGLELVVDHETKQSSDELGTRVTKRCLELGLHMNIVQLPGMGGVFRIAPPLTATEDELALGLAILDQAIGDCAVR; encoded by the coding sequence ATGCCTGACCTCGCGAACGCCTTCTGGACCGATGCCGAGCGGCATCTCGTGCGCTACGGATCCGCGTTCACCCCCGAGATCATCGATCGCGCCGCCGGGAGCTTCGTGTTCGCCGCGGACGGCCGAAAGATCCTCGACTTCACGTCTGGCCAGATGAGCGCGATCCTCGGCCACTCCCACCCGCGGATCGTCGAGACCGTCCAGCGACAGATCGCCACGCTCGACCACCTTTACAGCGGCATGCTCAGCCGCCCGGTCGTGGACCTCGCGCGCCGCCTGGCCGAGACGCTGCCCGAACCGCTGGAGAAGGTCCTGCTGCTGACCACCGGCGCGGAGTCGAACGAGGCGGCCATCCGGATGGCCAAGCTGGTCACCGGCAAGCACGAGATCGTGTCGTTCGCCCGCTCATGGCACGGCATGACCCAGGCCGCCGCATCCGCGACCTACAGCGCGGGTCGCAAGGGCTACGGTCCGTCCGCGCCCGGCAACTTCGCCATCCCGGTGCCCAACCCCTACCGGCCGGACTTCACCAACGTGGACGGCTCGCTGGACTGGAAACGGCAGCTCGACTTCGCCTTCGACCTGATCGACGCCCAGTCGACCGGCAGCCTGGCCGCGTGCCTCGTCGAGCCGATTCTCAGCTCGGGCGGTGTGATCGAGCCGCCGCTCGGCTACTTCTCTGCGCTGCAGGACAAGTGCCGCGAGCGCGGCATGCTGCTCATCCTCGACGAGGCCCAGACCGGTCTGTGCCGCACCGGGACCTGGTACGCCTTCGAGCGCGACGGCGTCGTCCCCGACATCCTCACGCTGTCCAAGACCCTCGGTGCGGGACTCCCGCTCGCGGCCGTGGTGACGAGTCCCGAGATCGAGCAGGAGGCGTACGACCGCGGTTTCCTGTTCTTCACTACGCACGTGGCCGACCCGCTGCCCGCCGCGGTCGGCAACACCGTCCTCGACGTGCTCATCGACGAGGAGCTCGACGCGCGTGCCCGGTCACTCGGCGACTACCTCCGCAAGGGTCTGATCGACATCGCCGGGCGGCACTCCGTGGTCGGCGACATCCGCGGCCGGGGCCTGCTCGCCGGGCTCGAGCTCGTCGTGGACCACGAGACGAAGCAGAGCTCCGACGAGCTGGGCACTCGGGTCACCAAACGCTGCCTCGAGCTCGGCCTGCACATGAACATCGTGCAGCTGCCTGGCATGGGTGGCGTCTTCCGGATCGCCCCGCCACTGACGGCGACCGAGGACGAGCTCGCCCTCGGCTTGGCGATCCTGGATCAGGCGATCGGCGACTGCGCGGTCCGTTAA
- a CDS encoding LysR substrate-binding domain-containing protein, with product MNPWRLKLLSQLDTLGTIRAVAQAANLSPSSVSQQLAVLETETRTQLLERTGRRVRLTSAGLILARRARSILDHMDSVETELRGFGDEPSGLVRLGAFQSAIHTLAVPAVTRLARAYPHLDVEILELEPHASMPALRVGDADIVITTTDFDEQPLGPDLDLVPLATDEILLVLPPGHPAGRGPVNLAAFADEPWAFDIAQSYMANLALRLCRQARFEPRVVCRFSNYMMALQHVEAGLSIALLPALAVDHRRYDVTTRQLATPEIRTITAAIRRGAPPRAAVRVVLDSLRRDPTVPLPTP from the coding sequence ATGAACCCGTGGAGGCTCAAGCTGCTGAGCCAGCTGGACACGCTCGGCACCATCCGCGCCGTGGCCCAGGCTGCCAATCTGAGCCCGTCGAGCGTGTCCCAGCAGCTTGCCGTGCTCGAGACCGAGACGCGCACCCAGCTCCTGGAGCGCACGGGGCGCCGGGTGCGGCTGACCTCGGCCGGTCTGATCCTGGCCCGGCGGGCGCGCTCCATCCTCGATCACATGGACAGCGTCGAGACGGAGCTGCGCGGCTTCGGCGACGAACCCTCAGGGCTGGTACGGCTGGGGGCGTTCCAGAGCGCGATCCACACCTTGGCCGTGCCAGCGGTGACCCGGCTGGCGCGCGCGTACCCGCATCTGGACGTCGAGATCCTCGAGCTGGAGCCGCACGCGAGCATGCCGGCGTTGCGGGTCGGCGACGCAGACATCGTCATCACCACCACGGACTTCGACGAACAGCCCCTGGGGCCGGACCTCGACCTGGTCCCGCTGGCCACCGACGAGATCCTCCTCGTCCTGCCGCCCGGGCACCCGGCCGGGCGCGGTCCGGTCAACCTGGCGGCCTTCGCCGACGAGCCATGGGCGTTCGACATCGCGCAGTCGTACATGGCCAACCTCGCGCTGCGGCTGTGCCGGCAGGCGCGGTTCGAACCGCGTGTCGTGTGCCGCTTCAGCAACTACATGATGGCGCTGCAGCACGTCGAGGCCGGGCTGTCCATCGCGCTGCTGCCTGCCCTGGCGGTCGACCACCGTCGCTACGACGTGACGACCAGGCAGCTGGCCACTCCGGAGATCCGCACCATCACCGCGGCCATCCGTCGCGGCGCGCCACCCCGCGCAGCAGTGCGCGTCGTCCTCGACTCGCTTCGACGCGATCCGACCGTGCCACTGCCTACTCCGTGA
- a CDS encoding TetR/AcrR family transcriptional regulator: MTERRYAGRTADERSTERRERLHAAAIELFSQDGYAPTTISRLCALSNVSTRHFYEQYPGKEDLLIDLYTRLTTESLINVGESLASTQGAPALERIPAAIRAYLANPLQDPRVANVAFVAVVGVSPRVEELRLSFRAGIVETFERETADAVESGELPRQDYRFVALAVIGAANVVVHDWSLRHDGDPERVMDQLCDLAVTIALGRQTA, translated from the coding sequence ATGACTGAGCGTCGGTACGCCGGTCGTACGGCCGACGAGCGCTCGACGGAGCGGCGCGAACGCCTGCATGCCGCGGCGATAGAGCTCTTCTCCCAGGACGGCTACGCCCCCACCACGATCAGCCGGCTCTGCGCGCTGTCGAACGTCTCGACCCGCCACTTCTACGAGCAGTACCCCGGCAAGGAAGATCTCCTGATCGACCTCTACACGCGGCTGACGACCGAGTCGCTGATCAATGTCGGCGAGTCGCTTGCCAGCACGCAGGGCGCGCCGGCCCTTGAGCGGATCCCGGCGGCCATCCGCGCCTACCTGGCCAACCCGCTGCAGGATCCGCGCGTCGCCAACGTCGCCTTCGTCGCCGTCGTCGGGGTGAGCCCTCGGGTGGAGGAGCTACGCCTGTCGTTCCGGGCTGGGATCGTCGAGACCTTCGAGCGTGAGACCGCCGACGCAGTCGAGTCCGGTGAATTGCCGCGCCAGGACTACCGATTCGTCGCTCTCGCCGTGATCGGGGCGGCCAACGTCGTTGTCCACGACTGGAGCCTCCGGCACGACGGCGATCCCGAGAGGGTGATGGATCAGCTCTGCGATCTGGCCGTCACCATCGCGCTGGGACGGCAGACAGCGTGA
- a CDS encoding AMP-binding protein has protein sequence MPHLLRGVRVLQSAGLIEMGRPRQLLYASRATRSLGAIAGACAASARRDPDRAAIIDDEGATTYAELDARTTALARAWLANGLSIETTVGVLCRDHRQAVEAMVAVGKLGGRLVLLNTGFSGPQLADVARREGVDVLVADADLAPQLDGLERHIPTYVAYGEVDGMPSTCDLIERESLCDAVESVPWPKTNRGFVLLTGGTTGTPKGAPRTVRSPLVAAQFLERIPMRRGDVVLVAAPIFHGTGMSQFTIAFALGCTVVLRRRFDAAGTMRAMRAHQVTMLVAVPTMLQRIVAFEEGQLRRALPSLRVILSAGAPLTAGLGERVVERFGPVLHNLYGCTEVALATIATAEDWTAAPGTVGRPPTGVVVRIVDDQDQVITRPDVSGRIFVGNPLAFDGYSGGGTKPQLEGLLGTGDLGHWDADGRLFVDGRDDDMIVSGGENVFAGEIDDLVSAMPGVVEVATIGVPDEEFGQRLRVYLVREDDHPTEDEVKEAVRVRLARFKVPREVMVVDDIPYTATGKVARGMLIKQAVRSHRSTEE, from the coding sequence ATGCCTCACCTCCTCCGCGGCGTCCGCGTGCTGCAGTCCGCCGGTCTGATCGAGATGGGTCGACCGCGCCAGCTGTTGTACGCCTCCCGAGCCACTCGCTCGCTCGGCGCCATCGCCGGTGCGTGCGCCGCGTCAGCGCGACGAGACCCCGACCGGGCGGCGATCATCGACGACGAGGGCGCGACGACGTACGCCGAGCTCGATGCCCGTACGACCGCCCTGGCCCGTGCCTGGCTGGCCAACGGACTCAGCATCGAGACCACGGTCGGCGTGCTGTGCCGAGATCACCGCCAGGCCGTCGAAGCGATGGTCGCGGTCGGCAAGCTCGGTGGGCGGCTGGTCCTGCTCAACACCGGCTTCAGCGGGCCCCAGCTGGCCGATGTGGCCCGGCGCGAGGGGGTCGATGTGCTGGTGGCCGACGCCGACCTCGCCCCGCAGCTCGATGGTCTCGAGAGGCATATTCCGACGTATGTCGCATACGGCGAGGTCGACGGCATGCCCTCGACGTGCGACCTGATCGAACGCGAATCTCTTTGCGATGCAGTCGAATCCGTCCCGTGGCCGAAGACCAACCGTGGCTTCGTCCTGCTCACCGGTGGCACGACCGGTACGCCCAAGGGCGCCCCGCGTACGGTCCGGTCGCCTCTCGTTGCGGCGCAGTTTCTCGAGCGGATCCCGATGCGTCGAGGTGACGTCGTCCTCGTCGCCGCCCCGATCTTCCACGGCACGGGCATGTCGCAGTTCACCATCGCGTTCGCGCTGGGCTGCACGGTCGTTCTGCGCCGCCGGTTCGATGCGGCGGGCACCATGCGCGCGATGCGTGCGCACCAGGTCACGATGCTGGTCGCGGTGCCGACGATGCTGCAGCGGATCGTGGCCTTCGAGGAGGGGCAGCTGCGCAGGGCGCTCCCGAGTCTGCGCGTCATTCTCAGCGCCGGGGCGCCGCTTACAGCCGGCCTCGGCGAACGGGTGGTCGAGCGGTTCGGGCCGGTGCTGCACAACCTCTACGGGTGTACCGAGGTGGCACTCGCCACGATCGCAACCGCAGAGGACTGGACGGCCGCTCCCGGGACGGTCGGCCGCCCACCGACCGGCGTAGTCGTACGGATCGTCGATGACCAGGACCAGGTCATCACGCGGCCCGACGTCTCCGGCCGGATCTTCGTCGGCAACCCGCTGGCGTTCGACGGCTACAGCGGAGGCGGCACCAAGCCGCAGCTCGAAGGGCTGCTCGGGACGGGCGACCTGGGGCACTGGGATGCCGATGGTCGGCTGTTCGTCGACGGTCGGGACGACGACATGATCGTGTCGGGCGGCGAGAACGTCTTCGCCGGTGAGATCGACGACCTGGTGTCAGCGATGCCGGGCGTGGTCGAGGTCGCCACGATCGGGGTCCCGGACGAGGAGTTCGGCCAACGACTCCGGGTCTACCTGGTCCGCGAGGACGACCATCCGACGGAGGACGAAGTCAAGGAAGCCGTACGCGTTCGGCTCGCCAGGTTCAAGGTCCCGCGGGAGGTCATGGTCGTTGATGACATCCCCTATACCGCCACTGGCAAGGTCGCGCGCGGGATGCTGATCAAGCAGGCCGTCCGCAGCCACCGTTCGACCGAGGAGTGA